One segment of Aquimarina sp. BL5 DNA contains the following:
- a CDS encoding BspA family leucine-rich repeat surface protein — translation MIKKIHLSTLLYLLIFGLLINPVSYGFSLNYIIEESESTSFVGEFTTIWDTTRLGTSADNEITIPINPAYTYNYTVDWGDGSTDTGVTAGITHAYATSGAYTVKISGDFPAIYFNNSGDRRKIIEILEWGVIEWQTMENAFFGCENLNFDAIDTPDLSRVTNLTNMFRGCSSFNGIINDWDVSNITDLTGTFLGAQSFNRPLDRWNVSNVTSLKGTFSSAILFNEPLDNWDVGNVTDMEGLFAGASAFNQNINNWDVSQVTIMKDLFARANTYNQPLNLWNINSVINMSGMFSTTSFNQDITNWIVSNVTDMSIMFANTPFNQDISVWDVSNVTNMSLMFRGATVFNQPIGNWDVSNVTNMRQMFLGGSSSFTLFNQNIESWDVSNVTNMQEMFKQSEFNQPLNNWNVSNVTDMSGMFAGGFSRETTFNQPLDMWDTSSVTSMATMFSSSVFDQPITTFNMTMVTNIAQMFFRNREFNQSINNWNIANVVDLQAVFLQATSFNQPLDLWDTSSVVRMDNLFGGATSFNQNIADWSISNVTNMTDVFSNSGIDQTNYDQILIGWGGQAVQSDINFGAATLTYCDGRIARQDLIDNFNWTFIGDTINCPFATCTTFASPTDGDTNVPANFNLVWNASPDATGYNVTVTVDRGGTIISVLDNEDVGNNVAVDFVDDFMPGDIVTALVVPYNGDGPAVGCTSITFTVVPNWTNDTNAFIFTIDTSLAQDVDDRRLFAIQRNRDFTYDYSVDWGDGQFNNNVNADITHNYLVEGVYTISIIGTYPAHILGNSFRDSAQKLTSIEQWGTNKWQSMEDAFRNTRDFAINDPMPPDLSEVTNMQSMFESSSFNQNINNWNVSNVTNMARAFIGMSNYNQPLNDWDVSNVTTMSDMFLSTRNFNQPLDQWDVGNVTSMRRMFDGFNQNMAFNQNINTWDVSNVTDMETMFRKNINFDQSLGDWNVSNVINMMGMFMDAIAFNQNINSWTPENVTNMAFMFRNATAFNQPLDNWDLNSLESMSFMFQNATSFNQDINAWDVNSVENMSGVFNMATAFNQPLDNWDVTNVTNMTSMFESATAFNQDINTWDVNSLVNMTSIFKNATSFNQPINNWDVSAVANMTSSFEGAIVFDQDISAWDVSSVTLMSSTFKDASVFNSLMNDWDVGSVTRFDNMFQNAVMFNQALSNWDTGEAQNMQEMFSGATSFNQNINPWNVSFVMTMEEMFKDAITYNQTMDSWNVASVATMKGMFQSATSFNETINSWNVRNVTTMEFMFDGATAFDQILNNWRVSGVENMDYMFRNASSYNQEMNRWNIGSVSMQSIFENATSFDQFLGDWNISSVNNMLDMLDNTALTRENYDSTLIAWSEQALTSGINLGAETLLYCDSIEERQSMIDTYGWIFTGDIRDCPIPVCTQLTSPEDGDVDVPINTNLVWESVLYATEYVLTITLQPSGTITNVTVATESYEFAANELVGSTSVTVLIEPRNDEGTATGCVAETFSLSTNPATVPDCTNLTDPITGATDVLIDTDISWDAIADADGYFLTIGTSTGGSDILNNEDVGNVTTYDLTNDLPEDTEIFVTLIPYNEEGNAAGCSEESFTTELIAVAPSCTTISEPLNGATNVAIGTNLSWNSVDGATGYLVSVGTTQGGIEIANSIDVENVTIYDFPTDLSENRTFYVTIIPYNDVGDAAGCAEESFTTETIATIPSCTTLSIPLNGATDIPVNTDLSWSSISDATGYRLTVGTSSGGTDIINNQDVSNVTTFDLPTDLPENTEIFVNITPYNAVGDATGCTEESFTTETITTPTGRPFITTWQTTTTNESITIPTEGTGYDYTVDWGDGITTTGETGDATHTYVTPDIYTVSITGNFPRIFFDTNGNPTPTDNSAKILTIEQWGSNPWTSMRRAFTGCINLTGNFSDTPDLSNVTDTTGMFATCRLFNSNINNWDMSNVTEMAFMFQNNASFNQPLNNWDVSKVTNMFILFQGAVIFNQPLDNWDVSNVVNLSSAFSFARAFDQNIGSWNVEQVADATNMFQGVTLSTTNYDALLIGWNAQNLQPNVVFSGGNSQYCEGEVARTNMISSDGWVITDDGIAGPTVDDLADQIQVDSYTLPTINGTQLTGNEAYFTETNGGGTRYEVGDTINFADFPSYPITIYIYDGAGSCTSEQNFLLTITTSSVVPNCTSLSAPTNGTTNVVVGTDITWNSVSDATGYRLTVGTTSGGTDIINNQDVNNVTTFDLPNDLPENTEIFVTVIPYNAVGDATGCLEESFTTETITTIPSCTTLSIPLDDATDISVGTDISWNSISDATGYRLTVGTSSGGTDIINNQDVNNVTTFDLPTDLPENTEIFVTVIPYNAVGDATGCVEESFTTETLATIPNCTTLSIPLDGATDISVGTDVTWNFISDATGYRLTIGTSSGGTDIINNQDVNNVTIFDLPTDLPENTEIFVTIIPYNAVGEAISCIEERFTTENPIIVIDDDTKYGFSPDGDGINEFWEIDGIENYPENTVSIYNRWGDMVFEISGYDNASRVFRGDANRLTNLGGGQLPEGTYFFNINIPQNNSLKKLKGFLVLKR, via the coding sequence ATGATAAAAAAAATACACCTGAGTACTTTACTGTATTTGTTAATTTTTGGTTTATTAATAAACCCAGTATCTTATGGGTTCTCCTTAAATTATATTATTGAAGAATCTGAATCCACTAGTTTTGTTGGAGAGTTTACCACCATCTGGGATACGACAAGGCTAGGTACTTCTGCGGATAATGAGATTACAATTCCAATAAATCCAGCCTATACTTATAATTACACAGTTGATTGGGGAGATGGATCTACAGATACGGGTGTAACAGCTGGTATTACACATGCCTATGCTACTTCTGGAGCCTATACTGTAAAAATAAGCGGTGATTTTCCAGCAATTTATTTTAATAATTCCGGAGATAGACGAAAGATTATAGAGATTCTGGAGTGGGGAGTTATCGAATGGCAAACCATGGAAAATGCATTCTTCGGGTGTGAAAACTTGAATTTTGATGCAATTGATACTCCGGATTTATCAAGAGTAACTAATCTTACAAATATGTTTCGTGGCTGTAGCTCATTTAATGGAATAATCAATGATTGGGATGTAAGTAATATTACTGATTTAACCGGTACTTTTTTAGGCGCACAAAGTTTTAACAGACCCCTTGATCGCTGGAATGTGTCTAATGTAACTTCTTTAAAAGGAACTTTTAGCAGCGCCATATTGTTTAACGAGCCTTTAGATAATTGGGATGTAGGTAATGTTACAGACATGGAAGGTCTTTTTGCGGGAGCTAGTGCTTTTAATCAAAATATCAACAATTGGGATGTTAGTCAAGTGACTATCATGAAGGATTTATTCGCCAGAGCAAATACTTACAATCAGCCACTAAATCTATGGAATATCAATAGTGTAATAAATATGTCGGGCATGTTTAGTACAACTTCATTCAATCAAGATATTACCAACTGGATCGTTAGTAATGTTACTGATATGTCTATAATGTTTGCTAATACTCCTTTTAATCAGGATATTTCAGTTTGGGATGTTAGTAATGTTACTAACATGTCTTTAATGTTTAGAGGTGCTACAGTATTTAACCAACCTATCGGAAATTGGGATGTTAGTAACGTCACTAATATGAGGCAAATGTTTTTAGGGGGTAGTTCGAGTTTTACACTATTTAATCAAAATATAGAGAGTTGGGATGTTAGTAATGTTACTAATATGCAAGAAATGTTCAAGCAGAGTGAATTCAATCAACCGCTAAATAATTGGAACGTTAGTAATGTTACTGATATGTCAGGAATGTTTGCCGGTGGTTTCTCTAGAGAAACTACTTTTAATCAACCGCTAGATATGTGGGATACGAGCAGTGTTACCAGCATGGCAACTATGTTTTCGTCTTCAGTTTTTGATCAGCCGATAACCACATTCAATATGACTATGGTGACAAACATAGCTCAAATGTTTTTTAGAAATAGAGAATTCAATCAATCTATTAATAACTGGAATATTGCAAACGTAGTAGACTTACAAGCCGTTTTCTTACAAGCTACAAGCTTTAATCAACCTCTAGATCTTTGGGATACAAGTAGTGTTGTGAGAATGGATAATTTGTTTGGAGGAGCTACCAGTTTTAATCAGAATATAGCCGATTGGAGCATATCTAATGTTACCAATATGACAGATGTATTTAGTAATTCTGGTATAGATCAAACTAATTATGATCAGATTTTAATTGGTTGGGGAGGTCAAGCTGTGCAGTCAGATATTAATTTTGGAGCTGCAACATTAACCTATTGTGATGGCCGTATCGCCAGACAAGATCTGATTGATAATTTTAATTGGACATTCATAGGAGATACTATTAATTGTCCTTTTGCTACTTGTACAACTTTTGCATCTCCAACAGATGGTGATACTAATGTTCCCGCTAATTTTAATTTAGTTTGGAATGCTTCTCCTGATGCTACGGGATATAATGTAACGGTAACAGTTGATCGAGGAGGTACAATAATTTCAGTTTTAGATAATGAAGATGTAGGAAACAATGTAGCTGTAGATTTTGTAGATGATTTTATGCCTGGTGATATCGTTACGGCATTAGTAGTTCCTTATAATGGTGATGGCCCAGCAGTGGGGTGTACATCAATAACTTTTACTGTCGTTCCGAATTGGACAAATGATACTAATGCATTTATATTTACAATAGACACTAGCTTGGCTCAGGATGTAGATGACCGTAGACTATTCGCCATACAGAGAAATAGAGATTTTACATATGACTATTCTGTAGATTGGGGAGATGGTCAGTTTAATAACAATGTTAATGCTGATATTACGCATAATTACTTAGTAGAAGGAGTATACACCATTTCAATAATAGGTACATATCCTGCTCATATTCTTGGAAATAGTTTCAGGGATAGTGCACAAAAGCTTACCAGTATTGAGCAATGGGGAACTAATAAGTGGCAATCTATGGAAGATGCCTTTAGAAATACTAGAGATTTTGCAATTAATGACCCTATGCCACCTGACCTTTCTGAAGTTACTAATATGCAAAGCATGTTTGAATCATCAAGTTTTAACCAAAACATCAATAATTGGAATGTAAGTAATGTTACTAATATGGCTAGAGCATTTATAGGCATGTCTAATTATAATCAGCCCTTAAATGATTGGGATGTAAGTAATGTTACAACTATGAGTGATATGTTTTTAAGTACTAGAAACTTTAATCAACCTCTTGATCAATGGGATGTGGGGAATGTAACCTCTATGAGGAGAATGTTTGATGGGTTTAATCAGAATATGGCTTTTAATCAAAACATTAATACGTGGGATGTTAGTAATGTAACAGATATGGAAACCATGTTTAGGAAGAATATAAACTTTGACCAATCTCTAGGTGATTGGAATGTAAGTAATGTGATCAACATGATGGGGATGTTTATGGACGCAATTGCCTTTAATCAAAATATTAATAGCTGGACTCCTGAGAATGTAACTAATATGGCTTTTATGTTTAGAAATGCAACAGCCTTTAATCAACCTTTGGATAATTGGGATTTGAACAGTCTAGAAAGTATGTCTTTTATGTTTCAAAACGCTACTAGTTTTAATCAAGATATTAATGCTTGGGATGTTAACTCGGTAGAGAATATGAGTGGAGTGTTTAATATGGCAACTGCTTTTAATCAACCCTTGGATAATTGGGATGTTACCAATGTTACAAACATGACGAGTATGTTTGAAAGTGCTACGGCATTCAATCAAGATATTAATACTTGGGATGTTAATTCATTAGTGAATATGACTTCTATTTTTAAGAATGCTACTAGTTTTAACCAACCTATTAATAATTGGGATGTAAGTGCAGTAGCTAATATGACAAGTTCTTTCGAAGGAGCAATAGTGTTTGATCAAGATATTTCTGCTTGGGATGTTAGCTCTGTTACCTTAATGTCTTCTACATTTAAAGATGCATCCGTTTTCAATAGTCTTATGAATGATTGGGATGTTGGATCAGTAACTCGTTTTGATAATATGTTCCAAAATGCGGTAATGTTTAATCAAGCATTATCAAATTGGGATACTGGAGAAGCTCAGAATATGCAAGAAATGTTTAGTGGTGCTACCTCATTTAATCAAAATATTAATCCTTGGAATGTTTCTTTTGTGATGACTATGGAAGAAATGTTTAAGGATGCAATAACTTATAATCAAACTATGGATTCCTGGAATGTGGCCTCAGTAGCTACGATGAAAGGAATGTTTCAGAGCGCTACATCCTTTAATGAAACTATTAACAGTTGGAATGTAAGAAATGTGACTACGATGGAATTTATGTTTGATGGAGCTACTGCATTTGATCAAATATTAAATAATTGGAGAGTTAGTGGTGTCGAAAATATGGATTACATGTTTAGAAATGCCAGTAGCTATAATCAGGAAATGAACAGGTGGAATATTGGTAGTGTTAGTATGCAATCTATATTCGAAAATGCCACCTCTTTTGATCAGTTTCTTGGTGATTGGAATATAAGTAGTGTTAATAATATGCTAGATATGTTGGATAATACGGCACTAACAAGAGAAAATTATGATAGTACATTGATAGCGTGGTCGGAACAAGCACTAACTTCAGGAATTAATCTTGGTGCTGAAACCCTTTTGTATTGTGATAGTATAGAAGAAAGACAATCCATGATTGATACGTATGGTTGGATATTTACTGGAGATATTCGTGATTGTCCGATACCCGTGTGTACACAGCTAACATCACCTGAGGACGGCGATGTAGATGTACCAATAAATACAAACCTTGTTTGGGAGTCAGTTCTGTATGCTACAGAATATGTACTGACCATTACACTTCAACCAAGCGGAACAATAACTAATGTAACAGTTGCTACAGAATCTTATGAATTTGCGGCGAATGAACTTGTTGGTTCAACCAGTGTAACCGTTCTTATAGAGCCTAGAAATGATGAAGGTACCGCCACAGGTTGTGTTGCCGAAACATTTTCTCTATCAACAAATCCTGCTACAGTGCCAGATTGTACTAATTTGACAGATCCAATAACCGGTGCAACCGATGTTTTAATAGATACAGATATTTCTTGGGATGCAATTGCGGATGCAGATGGTTATTTCCTGACTATAGGTACTTCTACTGGTGGGAGCGATATTTTAAATAATGAAGATGTTGGTAATGTCACTACATATGATTTGACAAATGATTTACCAGAAGACACCGAAATCTTTGTAACATTAATTCCTTACAATGAAGAGGGTAATGCAGCTGGATGTTCAGAAGAAAGTTTTACTACAGAGTTGATTGCTGTTGCGCCTTCCTGTACTACTATTTCAGAACCTTTGAATGGAGCAACTAATGTAGCGATAGGTACAAATTTAAGCTGGAATAGTGTAGATGGGGCAACTGGTTATTTAGTTTCTGTAGGTACTACTCAAGGAGGTATCGAAATCGCCAATAGTATAGATGTAGAAAATGTAACCATCTATGATTTTCCAACAGACCTTAGTGAGAACAGAACATTCTATGTAACAATTATACCCTATAATGATGTTGGGGATGCTGCTGGATGTGCAGAGGAGAGTTTTACCACCGAAACTATAGCAACCATTCCAAGTTGTACCACTTTATCGATTCCTTTGAATGGTGCTACCGATATTCCTGTGAATACAGATTTAAGTTGGAGTTCAATTTCTGATGCTACGGGATATCGATTAACGGTTGGTACAAGTTCTGGAGGTACAGATATTATCAATAATCAGGATGTTAGTAATGTTACTACTTTTGATTTGCCGACAGATTTACCAGAGAATACGGAGATTTTTGTAAATATTACACCATACAATGCAGTTGGCGATGCTACGGGATGTACAGAAGAAAGTTTTACTACAGAAACTATAACAACACCGACCGGTCGTCCATTTATCACAACTTGGCAGACTACCACAACTAACGAAAGTATTACTATTCCTACCGAAGGGACAGGCTATGACTACACAGTAGATTGGGGTGATGGGATCACTACTACTGGTGAAACGGGTGATGCTACTCATACATATGTTACTCCAGATATATATACCGTAAGTATCACTGGTAATTTTCCTAGAATTTTTTTCGATACTAATGGAAATCCAACACCAACAGACAATTCTGCCAAAATCTTGACAATTGAACAATGGGGTAGTAACCCTTGGACTTCTATGAGAAGAGCTTTTACCGGATGCATTAATTTAACCGGGAATTTCTCTGATACTCCTGATTTGTCAAATGTTACTGATACCACAGGAATGTTTGCTACCTGTAGACTTTTTAATTCTAATATAAACAATTGGGACATGAGTAATGTAACTGAAATGGCATTTATGTTTCAAAATAATGCTAGTTTCAATCAACCTTTAAACAATTGGGATGTTTCTAAAGTAACAAATATGTTTATTTTGTTTCAAGGAGCTGTAATTTTTAACCAACCTCTGGATAATTGGGATGTTTCTAATGTAGTTAATTTATCGAGTGCGTTTTCATTTGCACGAGCTTTTGATCAAAATATTGGAAGTTGGAATGTCGAACAAGTTGCTGATGCTACAAATATGTTTCAAGGGGTAACCCTATCCACAACTAATTATGACGCACTTTTAATTGGTTGGAACGCTCAAAATCTTCAGCCCAATGTTGTTTTTAGTGGAGGAAATAGCCAGTATTGTGAAGGTGAAGTAGCAAGAACAAATATGATCTCTTCAGATGGATGGGTGATTACCGATGATGGTATTGCTGGGCCTACAGTTGATGATCTGGCAGATCAAATTCAAGTAGATTCTTATACGTTACCTACTATAAATGGGACACAATTGACAGGTAATGAAGCGTATTTTACTGAAACAAATGGAGGAGGAACAAGATATGAAGTAGGTGATACAATCAATTTCGCAGATTTTCCGAGCTATCCGATTACAATTTATATATATGATGGTGCTGGGAGTTGTACTAGTGAACAAAACTTTCTTTTAACTATAACAACATCTAGTGTTGTTCCTAATTGCACTTCTCTGTCTGCTCCAACAAATGGAACTACTAATGTAGTGGTTGGTACAGATATAACTTGGAATTCTGTTTCTGATGCTACGGGATATCGATTAACAGTTGGCACAACTTCTGGCGGTACAGATATTATCAATAATCAGGATGTAAACAATGTAACTACTTTTGATTTGCCGAATGATTTACCTGAGAATACCGAGATTTTTGTAACCGTCATTCCTTATAATGCGGTTGGGGATGCCACAGGTTGTTTAGAAGAAAGTTTTACTACAGAAACTATAACTACAATTCCAAGTTGTACTACCTTATCGATTCCTTTGGATGACGCTACGGATATTTCTGTTGGGACTGATATAAGTTGGAATTCTATTTCAGATGCTACGGGATATCGATTAACAGTTGGTACAAGTTCTGGCGGTACAGATATTATCAATAATCAGGATGTAAACAATGTAACTACTTTTGATTTGCCGACTGATTTACCTGAGAATACCGAGATTTTTGTAACCGTCATTCCTTATAATGCGGTTGGGGATGCCACAGGTTGCGTAGAAGAAAGTTTTACTACTGAAACATTAGCGACTATTCCTAATTGTACTACCTTATCTATTCCTTTGGATGGCGCTACGGATATTTCTGTTGGTACAGATGTAACTTGGAATTTTATTTCTGATGCTACAGGATATAGATTAACGATTGGTACAAGTTCTGGCGGTACAGATATTATCAATAATCAGGATGTAAACAATGTAACTATTTTTGATTTGCCAACTGATTTACCAGAGAATACTGAGATTTTTGTAACTATTATTCCGTACAATGCAGTTGGTGAAGCTATAAGTTGTATAGAGGAAAGATTTACTACAGAAAATCCAATAATTGTAATAGATGATGATACTAAATATGGGTTTTCTCCTGATGGTGATGGAATTAATGAGTTTTGGGAAATCGATGGTATCGAAAACTATCCCGAAAACACCGTTTCAATATATAATCGTTGGGGAGATATGGTGTTCGAAATTTCTGGATATGATAATGCCTCAAGGGTTTTCAGAGGAGATGCTAACCGTTTGACCAATCTAGGTGGTGGCCAATTACCAGAAGGTACTTATTTCTTCAACATTAATATCCCCCAAAATAATTCTCTAAAAAAACTAAAAGGATTTTTAGTTTTAAAACGATAA
- a CDS encoding AraC family transcriptional regulator, with the protein MFKRTILFLISIIFFHNTIQAQISDNDSIEVKKVRTLQKVSQAAYRKGDFELYKKYVDSLQLLAKEYNLLEDEVLAVVGQGIYYSNIDVYDESLKKYLNALDIAKELPEDSKTRIIVLANLGNMYNNLGQYNKASQTFKKVIKLAKRHENPERVLIASYNALGITAMHQKKYEESLAYSQKVDSFATELSRNDLKITALNNMADSYVKLERYQEAMHNAELALQLITEEESIESKAESHLHIGVSFIGLNKLPEAIHMLTIAQEIAKNNQFLELEMHVHEYLAKAYELKGDLKKSVAEHKKYKGLRDSYLNTLSEGKRIIAERELAEQTTLLKEQKKSLSKQNKDIIIYGSILCVILILGIWGYFFNRRISLKKQSTDLIQYKQLLENENQSLRAKLNTVLKKNNESLVLTSISDNSSKYQNSSLSPEDRDVYAERILQYMEEQKPYLDEDLKQSDLAEALNMNIPQISEVLNVCFQKNFNNFLNLYRINEVKKLMNNPNYEEYKIVAIGYEAGFKSKTSFNRAFKNLVGLTPSEYRKKSA; encoded by the coding sequence ATGTTTAAGCGTACTATACTTTTTTTGATATCTATTATTTTTTTTCATAATACGATACAGGCACAGATTTCCGATAATGATTCTATTGAGGTCAAAAAAGTAAGGACATTACAAAAAGTGTCTCAAGCTGCATATCGAAAAGGAGATTTTGAATTGTATAAGAAATATGTAGATTCTTTGCAGCTATTAGCGAAAGAATACAATCTATTAGAAGATGAAGTTTTAGCTGTTGTAGGACAAGGTATTTATTATAGTAATATAGATGTGTATGATGAGTCTCTTAAAAAATACCTTAATGCATTAGATATAGCAAAAGAATTACCCGAGGATTCTAAAACAAGAATTATTGTTCTTGCCAATTTGGGCAATATGTATAATAATCTTGGTCAATATAATAAAGCTTCACAAACCTTCAAGAAGGTCATAAAACTTGCCAAAAGGCACGAAAATCCGGAGCGAGTATTGATTGCTTCATATAATGCTTTAGGCATTACGGCGATGCATCAAAAAAAATATGAAGAGTCTTTAGCATATAGTCAAAAAGTAGATAGTTTTGCCACCGAGCTTTCTAGGAATGATCTAAAAATAACTGCTCTAAATAACATGGCGGATTCGTATGTGAAATTAGAAAGATACCAGGAAGCCATGCACAATGCAGAACTAGCTTTACAATTAATAACAGAAGAAGAATCGATAGAAAGTAAGGCTGAATCGCATTTGCATATTGGAGTATCATTTATAGGGCTTAATAAACTTCCGGAAGCAATTCATATGCTTACAATTGCCCAAGAAATTGCAAAAAACAACCAATTTCTAGAATTAGAAATGCATGTTCATGAATATCTTGCAAAAGCGTATGAATTAAAAGGTGATTTAAAAAAGAGTGTAGCGGAACATAAAAAATACAAAGGACTAAGAGATTCTTATTTAAATACCCTTTCTGAAGGTAAACGTATTATCGCAGAAAGAGAACTCGCAGAACAGACAACTCTTTTAAAAGAACAGAAGAAATCACTATCCAAACAAAATAAAGACATCATTATTTATGGTTCTATACTATGTGTTATCCTTATCTTGGGAATATGGGGATATTTTTTCAATAGAAGGATTTCGTTAAAAAAACAATCCACTGACTTAATACAATATAAGCAGCTTTTGGAAAATGAAAACCAAAGTCTTAGAGCTAAGCTTAATACTGTGCTGAAAAAAAATAATGAAAGTCTTGTATTAACATCGATATCAGACAATTCTTCTAAATACCAAAATTCTTCCTTAAGCCCAGAAGATCGAGATGTTTATGCTGAAAGAATATTACAGTATATGGAAGAGCAAAAACCATATCTGGATGAAGATTTGAAGCAATCTGATTTAGCTGAAGCATTAAATATGAACATACCTCAAATTTCTGAAGTACTGAATGTATGTTTTCAAAAGAATTTCAATAATTTTTTAAACTTATATCGGATAAATGAAGTTAAAAAATTAATGAATAATCCCAATTACGAAGAGTATAAAATCGTAGCAATTGGGTATGAAGCTGGTTTTAAAAGCAAAACTTCTTTTAATAGAGCATTCAAAAATTTGGTCGGCCTTACTCCTTCTGAATATAGGAAAAAGAGTGCTTAA
- a CDS encoding NADP-dependent isocitrate dehydrogenase encodes MEDNTLIQKSNKKNIQKAVKIAIAKGDGIGPEIMTATLDILKAAGAKIEPEFIDLGEQVYLSGNTAGINEESWKIINRNKLILKAPITTPQGKGYKSLNVTLRKSLGLYANVRPVGSLHPFVKTNFPNMDVVIIRENEEDLYAGIEHQQTQDVVQCLKLITRPGCERIIRYAFEYAKAYGRKKVTCMVKDNIMKLTDGLFHQVFKEISLEYPEIKSESQIIDIGSAKLAANPENYDVIVTSNLYGDIISDIAAEIAGSVGLAGSANIGTNVAMFEAIHGSAPDIAGKQIANPSGLINAAILMLAHIGQSDIADKIKNALLKTIEDGYHTQDIYQSGISKKKVSTQEFANEIILRLGLSPKKLCVSRLAKGSGVMKTFEYKRKKVNKLLVGVDVFIDWIGANPKEIGDALSKVNAYNMKLKMITNRGVKVYPNGLEETYCTDHWRCRFVASDSDIQKIIPNYNPIDQEQIIALLSKLHSTGFDVIKTENLYEFDGKRRFSLGQGE; translated from the coding sequence ATGGAAGACAACACGTTAATTCAAAAATCAAATAAGAAAAACATTCAGAAAGCCGTAAAAATTGCTATTGCCAAAGGTGATGGTATCGGTCCTGAAATTATGACCGCTACTCTGGATATTCTTAAGGCAGCAGGAGCCAAAATTGAACCTGAATTTATTGATCTAGGTGAGCAAGTATATTTATCCGGAAATACTGCAGGTATCAATGAAGAATCTTGGAAAATCATTAATCGTAATAAATTAATACTTAAAGCACCCATAACTACTCCTCAGGGAAAAGGATATAAAAGTTTAAATGTTACACTTAGAAAATCATTAGGACTATATGCCAATGTTCGCCCTGTAGGATCTTTACATCCTTTTGTCAAAACTAACTTTCCCAACATGGATGTTGTCATCATTCGTGAAAATGAAGAAGATCTATATGCAGGAATTGAACACCAACAAACCCAAGATGTGGTGCAATGTCTTAAGTTAATCACAAGACCTGGATGTGAACGAATAATTCGATATGCTTTTGAATATGCAAAAGCATATGGAAGAAAAAAAGTCACCTGCATGGTGAAGGATAATATTATGAAGTTAACAGATGGATTATTTCATCAGGTTTTTAAAGAAATATCATTAGAATATCCAGAAATAAAAAGTGAATCTCAGATTATTGACATAGGCTCTGCAAAATTAGCTGCTAATCCAGAAAACTATGATGTAATTGTAACTTCTAATCTATATGGAGACATCATTTCTGATATTGCTGCTGAAATTGCAGGATCTGTTGGACTAGCAGGTTCTGCAAATATCGGAACCAACGTAGCTATGTTTGAAGCTATACATGGTTCTGCACCTGATATCGCAGGAAAACAGATAGCAAACCCTTCAGGGCTAATCAACGCAGCAATATTAATGTTAGCACATATTGGTCAATCCGACATAGCAGATAAAATCAAAAATGCCCTCTTGAAGACAATAGAAGATGGGTATCATACTCAAGACATTTATCAATCCGGAATAAGTAAGAAAAAGGTATCGACACAAGAATTTGCCAACGAAATAATACTCAGATTAGGATTATCCCCTAAGAAATTATGCGTAAGCAGATTAGCAAAAGGTTCTGGAGTTATGAAAACCTTCGAATACAAAAGAAAAAAAGTAAATAAGTTACTGGTTGGTGTCGATGTATTTATCGACTGGATTGGTGCTAATCCAAAAGAAATTGGTGACGCCTTATCTAAGGTTAATGCATACAATATGAAACTAAAAATGATAACAAATAGAGGAGTAAAAGTATATCCTAACGGCTTAGAGGAAACATACTGCACGGATCATTGGAGATGTAGATTCGTAGCCTCGGATTCAGATATACAAAAAATTATTCCAAATTATAACCCTATTGACCAAGAGCAAATAATAGCTCTTTTATCCAAACTCCATAGCACAGGATTCGATGTAATCAAAACCGAAAACTTATACGAGTTTGACGGTAAAAGACGATTCTCTCTTGGACAAGGGGAATAG